A single region of the Acidobacteriota bacterium genome encodes:
- a CDS encoding LysM domain-containing protein, producing MFEPTSRYADLETATLTLPDGSDVRYVRRRFLPAADPGVAFAEHTVTEGERLDHIAARYLGDPELFWQLCDVNNAMQPDELTAELGRVVRVALLPV from the coding sequence ATGTTCGAACCAACGAGCCGCTACGCTGACCTCGAGACCGCCACGCTGACGCTGCCCGACGGCAGCGACGTGCGCTACGTGCGCCGCCGATTCCTGCCGGCCGCGGATCCTGGCGTTGCCTTTGCCGAACACACGGTCACCGAGGGCGAGCGGCTGGACCACATCGCCGCGCGGTACCTTGGCGACCCCGAGCTCTTCTGGCAGCTCTGCGATGTGAACAACGCCATGCAGCCCGACGAGCTGACCGCGGAACTCGGGCGCGTGGTGCGCGTGGCCCTGCTGCCCGTGTGA
- a CDS encoding ATP-binding protein, with translation MSDHEQADRPQARVAGDAEQWHRHNEAYLSAALRWLRLRLDRFAGGPVVEAEEPAPRSGRGWSLRRRDQDRPRLALPAGDASADVDQAAAAMAEAEAVDPPPALHILASRLQLSRFERDVLLLCAGIELDTGLAGLCARAQQDPSQTSPTFALALALFDSPAWEALSPDRPLRYFRLLEITQAGAQPLTTSPLRADERIVNYLKGLNALDDRLTSLLTPFDAPARDALPPSQETARALVEQAVRVAADGGTPPVVQLVGVDALSKQLVAQQAARALDLGLYRLPVELLPQQASDVEALARLWQRESLLLPIALFIDAHEHDGQVRSDGGSGQTGVLLQRFLSRSQGVFLISTREMRAGLGAVVHAVEVGKPTQAEQQAVWVSALGEHAADSPARLAGQFDLNALTIRQVVRASRPGPEGTRLHDRLWGGCLLRTSPRMDRLAERLHPVARWNDLVLPDEELALLRQLAAQVAERARVYNDWGFARRMNRGLGISALFVGESGTGKTMAAEVIANDLKLHLYRIDLSAVVSKYIGETEKNLRQLFDAAEDGGAILFFDEADALFGKRSEVRDSHDRYANIEINYLLQRMEAYRGLAILATNMRSALDEAFMRRLRFVITFPFPGREQRRAIWERIWPEETPVDSLDHDRLARLTLSGGHIANVALNAAFLAAERATAVTMPLVLAAARAEYRKLERPINEAEFKWSEPPDRPGPASGARPEVIA, from the coding sequence ATGAGCGATCACGAACAGGCCGACCGCCCGCAGGCGCGCGTCGCTGGAGACGCCGAACAGTGGCACCGCCACAACGAGGCGTACCTGAGCGCCGCGTTGCGGTGGCTCCGGCTGCGTCTCGATCGGTTCGCGGGCGGGCCGGTGGTCGAAGCCGAGGAGCCCGCGCCGCGATCGGGCCGCGGATGGTCACTGCGGCGGCGCGATCAGGATCGCCCGCGTCTGGCCCTGCCCGCGGGCGACGCGTCGGCGGACGTGGACCAGGCGGCGGCGGCCATGGCCGAGGCCGAAGCCGTCGATCCGCCGCCCGCGCTGCACATTCTCGCCAGCCGGCTGCAGCTCTCCCGCTTCGAACGGGACGTGCTCCTGCTCTGCGCGGGCATCGAGCTCGACACCGGCCTCGCCGGGCTCTGCGCCCGCGCGCAGCAGGACCCGAGCCAGACCTCTCCGACCTTTGCTCTCGCCCTCGCGCTCTTCGACAGCCCGGCATGGGAGGCGCTTTCGCCCGACCGCCCGCTTCGGTACTTTCGCCTGCTCGAGATCACGCAGGCCGGCGCCCAGCCGCTCACCACGAGCCCGTTGCGGGCCGACGAGCGCATCGTCAACTACCTGAAGGGCCTCAACGCGCTCGACGACCGCCTCACCTCGCTGTTGACGCCGTTTGACGCGCCGGCTCGCGACGCCTTGCCCCCTTCGCAGGAGACTGCGCGGGCCCTCGTCGAGCAAGCGGTGAGGGTGGCCGCCGACGGCGGCACCCCGCCCGTCGTCCAGCTCGTGGGCGTCGACGCGCTGAGCAAACAGCTCGTGGCGCAGCAGGCCGCGCGTGCGCTCGACCTCGGTCTCTACCGCCTGCCCGTGGAGTTGCTGCCACAGCAGGCTTCCGACGTCGAAGCGCTCGCGAGGCTGTGGCAGCGCGAGAGCCTCCTGCTGCCGATCGCGCTCTTCATTGACGCCCACGAGCACGACGGCCAGGTCAGGAGCGATGGGGGCAGTGGACAGACGGGGGTGCTCCTGCAGCGTTTCCTCTCGCGCAGCCAGGGCGTCTTCCTCATCAGCACTCGCGAGATGCGGGCGGGCCTCGGTGCGGTCGTGCACGCGGTCGAAGTGGGGAAGCCGACGCAGGCCGAGCAGCAGGCCGTCTGGGTGAGCGCGCTCGGCGAGCACGCCGCAGACAGTCCGGCGCGGCTCGCCGGCCAGTTCGATCTGAACGCGCTCACCATCCGGCAGGTCGTCCGCGCCAGTCGGCCCGGCCCGGAGGGCACCCGCCTGCACGATCGTCTCTGGGGCGGCTGTCTGCTCCGCACGAGTCCGCGCATGGATCGGCTCGCGGAGCGCCTCCACCCGGTGGCCAGGTGGAACGACCTCGTCCTTCCCGACGAGGAGCTGGCCTTGCTGCGCCAACTCGCGGCCCAGGTGGCCGAGCGCGCGCGCGTCTACAACGACTGGGGGTTTGCCCGCCGCATGAATCGCGGGCTGGGCATCAGCGCGCTCTTCGTCGGCGAGAGCGGCACGGGCAAGACGATGGCGGCCGAGGTCATCGCCAACGACCTGAAGCTGCACTTGTACCGCATCGACCTGTCGGCCGTCGTGTCCAAATACATCGGCGAGACCGAGAAGAACCTGCGCCAGTTGTTCGACGCCGCCGAGGATGGCGGGGCCATCCTCTTCTTCGACGAGGCCGATGCGCTGTTCGGCAAGCGCAGCGAGGTGCGCGACAGTCACGATCGCTACGCCAACATCGAGATCAACTACCTTCTGCAGCGCATGGAGGCCTACCGCGGGCTGGCGATTCTGGCGACGAACATGCGCAGCGCCCTCGACGAGGCGTTCATGCGGCGGCTGCGCTTCGTCATCACGTTTCCGTTCCCCGGCCGCGAGCAGCGCAGGGCGATCTGGGAGCGCATCTGGCCGGAGGAGACGCCGGTGGACTCGCTCGACCACGACCGTCTCGCGCGCCTCACTTTGTCGGGAGGGCACATCGCCAACGTCGCGCTGAATGCGGCCTTTCTGGCGGCGGAGCGGGCGACGGCGGTCACGATGCCGCTCGTGCTCGCCGCCGCGCGCGCGGAGTATCGCAAGCTCGAGCGGCCGATCAACGAAGCCGAGTTCAAGTGGAGCGAGCCGCCGGATCGGCCGGGCCCCGCATCGGGTGCCCGACCCGAGGTCATCGCATGA
- a CDS encoding DUF4157 domain-containing protein: MVTARPRAEQVAVDASSALWRRRPEVGAARDAPLPAAVARRSGTGPVVGRSPCDACGFAGDFSAVPAHGASPAEFEGDEVDAGLLADRERADQETNPDPDRGDRGQRATPTVEPRCGCGRSAPHGECASCRQSRGLIQRSGRTTTAREAPASVHDVLHTPGRAFDRTTRAAFESSFGESFGHVRLHDDARAHASAQAIGARAYTVGEHMVFGAGALTSETLAGRHLLAHELTHVLQQRSSSPSPDVGLTIGRPHDAAEGEADRTAHAVTSGGEVPQRFRAAGAVVQRACGAAAIGARAAECADRDPVFVTGHPLFRFDVNCDDFAAGEEARLRGVAAALPASGPIVVHGYASTDGDPDFNEHLSCARARRAEAVLSGPGGAGIDPARVTTERHGPTPGPAADRRSVVIEAAAPVPVPPGPPPTPLTVAFTRVQADTSPAGMPDRIPPRVDTVVGVGVVGWHPPLLPVTLRVDGAGGGNGEATINGAATVDVTASTAVNLRGTTQTTPGNAGNLHLVAEQGGARLATSNAFSVSAIPQNFSITFNSLVTGARRGIRVNNHWESDSGVVADLDQAERSEQVEYGAGTGIFAGVTGVNSGYLPAHNPPRVDRHSIAAAALTGAGTLTANQTFIFRDHRTGAADIPVRNSGFLIERRATPFLGVVLFTTSKSGAAVTANGFASAAGAGAVSRTQIV; encoded by the coding sequence ATGGTGACGGCGAGGCCACGGGCTGAGCAGGTGGCGGTGGACGCGTCGAGCGCCCTGTGGCGCCGTCGACCCGAGGTGGGAGCCGCACGCGATGCGCCCTTGCCCGCGGCCGTCGCGCGGCGGTCGGGCACGGGGCCTGTCGTCGGCCGTTCGCCATGCGACGCGTGCGGGTTCGCAGGCGACTTCAGTGCCGTGCCGGCGCACGGGGCCTCGCCCGCCGAGTTCGAAGGCGACGAGGTCGACGCGGGCCTGCTGGCGGATCGCGAACGGGCCGACCAGGAAACTAATCCCGACCCCGATCGAGGCGATCGAGGCCAGCGGGCCACGCCCACGGTCGAGCCACGCTGCGGGTGCGGCCGAAGCGCCCCGCACGGGGAGTGTGCGTCCTGCCGCCAGTCGCGTGGCCTGATTCAGCGCAGCGGGCGGACGACGACCGCGCGTGAAGCGCCGGCGTCCGTTCACGACGTGCTTCACACGCCCGGGCGAGCGTTCGACCGGACGACGCGCGCGGCGTTCGAGTCGAGCTTCGGCGAGTCCTTCGGCCACGTGCGTCTCCACGACGACGCGAGGGCGCACGCGTCGGCTCAGGCCATCGGCGCACGGGCCTATACGGTGGGCGAGCACATGGTCTTCGGCGCCGGGGCATTGACGTCGGAGACTCTGGCCGGAAGACATCTACTGGCCCACGAGTTGACGCACGTCCTGCAGCAACGCTCCTCGAGTCCGTCGCCAGACGTCGGGCTGACGATCGGTCGGCCGCACGATGCGGCCGAGGGCGAGGCAGACCGAACGGCCCACGCCGTGACGTCGGGCGGCGAGGTCCCGCAGCGGTTCAGAGCCGCGGGGGCCGTGGTCCAGCGGGCGTGCGGCGCGGCCGCCATCGGGGCGCGCGCGGCCGAATGTGCCGACCGGGATCCGGTGTTCGTCACGGGCCATCCGCTGTTCCGCTTCGACGTCAACTGCGACGACTTCGCCGCGGGCGAAGAGGCCCGACTGCGCGGCGTGGCCGCCGCCTTGCCCGCCTCTGGCCCCATCGTCGTTCACGGCTATGCCAGCACGGATGGCGATCCGGACTTCAACGAGCACCTGTCGTGCGCGCGGGCGCGGCGGGCGGAGGCCGTCTTGAGCGGGCCGGGAGGCGCAGGCATCGACCCGGCGCGAGTCACCACGGAGCGCCATGGCCCGACGCCCGGCCCGGCAGCAGACCGACGCAGCGTCGTGATCGAGGCCGCGGCGCCGGTTCCGGTGCCACCTGGCCCGCCGCCGACGCCGCTCACCGTCGCCTTCACTCGGGTTCAGGCCGACACGTCGCCCGCCGGCATGCCCGACCGGATCCCGCCCCGGGTCGACACGGTCGTGGGCGTCGGCGTCGTCGGGTGGCATCCGCCGCTTCTGCCCGTGACGCTGCGAGTCGACGGGGCGGGCGGTGGCAACGGCGAGGCGACCATCAACGGCGCGGCCACCGTCGACGTGACCGCATCGACCGCCGTCAACCTGAGAGGCACGACGCAGACGACGCCGGGCAATGCGGGGAACCTGCACCTCGTGGCGGAGCAGGGAGGCGCACGACTGGCGACGAGCAACGCCTTCTCGGTGTCTGCCATCCCGCAGAATTTCTCCATCACCTTCAACTCGCTCGTGACGGGCGCGCGCCGTGGCATTCGGGTGAACAACCACTGGGAGTCGGACTCGGGCGTGGTGGCCGACCTCGACCAGGCCGAGCGGTCCGAGCAGGTGGAATACGGCGCGGGCACGGGGATCTTCGCGGGCGTGACGGGCGTCAACTCGGGCTACCTCCCGGCGCACAACCCGCCGCGGGTCGACAGGCACAGCATCGCGGCGGCCGCGCTGACCGGCGCCGGTACCTTGACGGCGAACCAGACGTTCATCTTCCGCGACCATCGCACCGGCGCGGCCGACATCCCGGTTCGCAACTCCGGCTTCCTGATCGAACGCAGGGCCACCCCGTTTCTCGGTGTCGTGCTCTTCACGACCTCGAAGTCCGGGGCGGCGGTCACTGCCAACGGATTCGCGTCGGCCGCTGGTGCCGGGGCGGTGTCGAGAACACAGATCGTGTAG
- a CDS encoding phage tail protein produces MAQFSVNAERFDPYKNFKFRVKWDGRYVAGVSKVSALSRTTEVIEHREGGDPSSVRKSPGQTKFEAVTLERGVTHDTEFEKWANKVWNLGSGLGSEVSLRDFRKDVIIEVYNEAGQLAISYNVLRCWPSEFQALPELDASANAVAIQTLKLENEGWERDASVTEPAEPSFTEPSD; encoded by the coding sequence ATGGCGCAGTTTTCCGTCAACGCCGAACGGTTCGACCCCTACAAGAACTTCAAGTTCCGCGTGAAGTGGGATGGACGCTACGTGGCCGGCGTCAGCAAGGTCTCCGCGCTCAGCCGCACGACCGAGGTCATCGAGCATCGCGAGGGCGGCGATCCGAGCAGCGTGCGCAAGTCGCCGGGGCAGACGAAGTTCGAGGCGGTCACGCTCGAGCGGGGCGTCACGCACGACACCGAGTTCGAGAAGTGGGCGAACAAGGTCTGGAATCTCGGCTCGGGGCTCGGCTCGGAGGTGTCGCTGCGCGACTTCCGCAAGGACGTGATCATCGAGGTCTACAACGAGGCGGGGCAGCTCGCCATCTCGTACAACGTCCTCCGGTGCTGGCCGTCCGAGTTCCAGGCGCTGCCGGAGCTCGACGCGAGCGCCAACGCCGTGGCGATTCAGACGCTCAAGCTCGAGAACGAAGGCTGGGAACGTGACGCGAGCGTCACGGAGCCGGCCGAGCCGAGCTTCACCGAGCCGTCCGACTGA
- a CDS encoding phage baseplate protein, with protein MRPLTALEMLGVWEAGQGRSLADRALLLLASACPESSWDTLAALPIGRRDATLLTLREWTFGSAVSSLVHCPVCGERLEVSFGIDDLRAPARSEPMLSLRAHGYEIDVRLPTSVDLIDVEGMPDARRQLLRRCVRGARRRGRRRPFSQLPARVLDAVDRGLSEADSQASVRAELSCPTCAHRWQALFDIVSFFWEELGHWVRRTLRDVHVLASAYGWSEADVLALSPWRRQYYLQLVQR; from the coding sequence GTGCGCCCGCTCACCGCGCTCGAGATGCTGGGCGTCTGGGAGGCAGGGCAGGGGCGGTCACTGGCCGATCGGGCCTTGCTGCTGCTGGCGTCGGCGTGTCCCGAGTCGTCTTGGGACACGCTGGCGGCGCTGCCGATCGGCCGGCGCGACGCCACGCTGCTCACGCTCCGCGAGTGGACCTTCGGGTCTGCGGTGTCGAGCCTCGTCCATTGCCCGGTGTGCGGCGAACGCCTCGAGGTGAGCTTCGGCATCGACGACCTGCGAGCGCCGGCGAGGTCGGAGCCCATGCTGTCGCTTCGCGCGCATGGCTACGAGATCGACGTCCGCCTGCCCACCAGTGTGGACCTGATTGACGTGGAGGGCATGCCCGACGCCCGACGGCAGCTGCTGCGGCGGTGCGTGCGCGGCGCCAGGCGACGAGGGCGGCGGCGCCCCTTCAGCCAGTTGCCCGCCCGCGTGCTCGACGCCGTCGACCGGGGACTGAGCGAGGCCGATTCGCAGGCCAGCGTGCGGGCCGAGCTCTCGTGCCCGACGTGCGCCCACCGCTGGCAGGCCCTCTTCGACATCGTCTCGTTCTTCTGGGAGGAACTGGGTCACTGGGTCCGGCGTACGCTGCGCGACGTGCACGTGCTGGCGTCGGCGTACGGCTGGAGCGAAGCCGACGTGCTGGCGCTCTCCCCCTGGCGACGGCAGTACTACCTGCAGCTGGTGCAGCGATGA
- a CDS encoding DUF4255 domain-containing protein produces MSNALSIAAVTRTLRTLLESVATIDFSALPNDTRPSAQIEVTTLPPDRVRLPDASRNRLNLFLYQTDISAAWRNADLPQRVRPGESGSPPLALNLFYLLTVYAENDSDLVGQVLLGTAMRILHDHAVLGRDEIRSALAMSELDTQVERVRLTPQPMSLDEMSKLWTGLQSEYRLSAAYQAAVVLIESERPLRAALPVLRRGGEDRGAFVASAPAPTLDRVKEIVDPSLAIAPPHGKPAAELGDVIVLRGTHFGQDPTTARFRHHRFDEPLVRPLAARTDTEVQVALPPVSEAGVAAAWPAGFYTIELVVQRPSLPSWTTNQVPFGLAATITSLDPPSQSVGAQPFDLTVECTPQVRAEQRVVLLLGDREIAPTSVATPADPDAATTLVFPVDRFAEGRYVVRVRIDGVDSLPVDFAARPPQFDATQMVTITP; encoded by the coding sequence ATGAGCAACGCGCTCTCCATCGCGGCGGTCACCCGCACGCTGCGCACGCTGCTCGAAAGCGTGGCCACGATCGACTTCAGCGCGCTGCCGAACGACACGCGTCCGTCGGCGCAGATCGAGGTGACCACCCTGCCGCCCGACCGCGTGCGGCTTCCCGACGCGTCGCGCAACCGCCTGAACCTGTTTCTCTACCAGACCGACATCAGCGCGGCCTGGCGCAACGCCGACCTGCCGCAGCGCGTGCGTCCGGGCGAGAGCGGATCCCCGCCGCTCGCGCTCAACCTCTTCTACCTGCTCACGGTCTACGCCGAGAACGACAGCGACCTCGTGGGCCAGGTGCTGCTCGGTACGGCCATGCGCATCCTGCACGACCACGCGGTGCTCGGCCGCGACGAGATTCGCAGCGCGCTCGCGATGAGTGAGCTCGACACGCAGGTCGAACGCGTGCGGCTGACGCCGCAGCCGATGTCGCTCGACGAGATGTCGAAGCTGTGGACGGGCCTTCAGTCGGAGTATCGCCTGTCGGCCGCCTACCAGGCGGCGGTCGTGCTCATCGAGAGCGAGCGACCGCTGCGCGCCGCGCTGCCGGTGCTCCGACGCGGCGGCGAGGACCGGGGCGCGTTCGTGGCATCGGCGCCGGCGCCGACGCTCGATCGCGTGAAGGAGATCGTCGACCCCTCGTTGGCGATCGCGCCGCCGCACGGCAAGCCCGCTGCCGAACTCGGAGACGTGATCGTGCTCCGTGGCACCCACTTCGGCCAGGACCCGACGACGGCGCGATTCCGCCATCATCGCTTCGACGAGCCCCTCGTGCGGCCGCTCGCCGCGCGGACGGACACCGAGGTGCAGGTCGCCCTGCCGCCGGTGTCCGAGGCAGGCGTGGCCGCGGCGTGGCCGGCGGGCTTCTACACCATCGAACTGGTCGTGCAGCGGCCCAGCCTGCCGAGCTGGACGACCAATCAGGTGCCCTTCGGGCTGGCCGCCACCATCACGAGCCTCGATCCGCCGTCACAAAGCGTGGGGGCCCAGCCCTTCGATCTCACGGTCGAGTGCACGCCCCAGGTACGCGCAGAGCAGCGCGTCGTCCTCCTGCTGGGCGACCGGGAGATCGCGCCCACCAGCGTCGCGACCCCCGCCGATCCCGACGCGGCGACGACCCTGGTGTTTCCGGTCGACCGCTTCGCGGAGGGCCGGTACGTGGTGCGCGTACGCATCGACGGGGTGGACAGCCTCCCCGTGGATTTCGCGGCGAGGCCACCGCAGTTCGACGCCACTCAGATGGTGACGATCACGCCATGA